In Akkermansia muciniphila ATCC BAA-835, the genomic stretch AGACGCCCGCCCAGCACCGTGACCTGCCCCACCCCGGGAATGGCCAGCAGGCGCGTGCGCAGCTTGTATTCCGCCAGTTGCCTCATGTCCAGCTGGGAGGTATCCTTGTCTCCAGTCAGGGCGATGAGCATGATTTCCCCCGTTATGGAGACGATGGGGGCCAGCTCCGGGGATGTCCCTTCCGGCAGGGATTCCCGGACTGCTCCAAGACGTTCCGTTACAATCTGCCGGGCCTGGTAGATATCTTTGTTCCAGTCGAAATCCACCCATACGAAGGAAAGCCCGCTGCCGGAGGAGGAGCGGACGCCTTTGACTCCGGCGGTTCCGTTCATGGCGGACTCAATGGGAATGGTGATGTATTGTTCCACTTCTTCCGCAGTAAGGCCGGGGGCTTCCGTCTGGATGGTGACACGCGGGACCTTCAGTTCCGGGAATACGTCCACGGGAATGTTCTTCACCACGAAAATGCTGACGATTGCCAGCGCAATCGTCAGCAGGATCACAGTAATCCTGTTGTTCAGGCAGAATGAAATGAGAAAGTTCATGGATTCTGATTGCTGAATACCTAAGATTCAAGGGTTTATTTCAAGGGAATCCGGGGTATTTGTTCCTTAATCTTTTATTTTGTACATCGTTTAGTGTTCTCCTTCGTGGAACTGGCCGTCCGCGTGGAAGTGTCCGGCTGCTTTTTTGCTTCCGGCCTCTCCGGTGGGCAGGATGTATTTCAACTCATACCCGCCCTTGGTGACGATGGTCTGTCCCGGCATCAGCCCCTTGACGGGAGTTTTTCCCTGACGGGAAGGCAGTGTTTCCACTTTTTTCATGACAAATGTGTCGTTTCCCGCCTTGATGAAAACCACGTCGTTCACCCCTACCTTGACGACGGCGCTGTTGGGGACGGGAATGAAGCCCTCCGCGGCGGCGTCATGGGAGTACAGATCCAACCGGGCCAGCTGGCCGGCATGCGTCCCTTCCGGTATGCGGTCCGGGGTAAAATACAGGGCCCTGGACTGGGTGGCGGGATCTACCTGTTCGGCCACCCTCAGGGAGCCGTTCAGCAGTTCCGTGTTTTTACCGCTGGTCAGGGCCAGCCGGGCTTTTGCATAATGGACGGGATCCGTCCCATAAATGGTCGTGGTAAATTCCAGATCCCCTTTATTGGTCATGACGAGGGCAGGCGCGCCCTGTTCTCCCCAGGCCCCTTGGGTCATGTTCACGGACTGAACGGAACCATCCGCCGCTGCGTATATGTAAAGAAGGTTATTTTTCAATACGCCGGACTCCATCACCAGTTTCAATTTATTGTTGCTGGCGTTCAGGGCAGCCCGGAGGCTGTGGATTTCCGCCTCTTTGAATTGGATGGAAGTATTCAGTTCGCTGTTGCGGGTGCCGATTTTTTCCAACTGGGCCCGGCGTTCCCTGAGGGTTCCGAGTTCTGCTGCGGCACGGTCCAGCGCGGCCCTGGCCTGGGAGGCGTTTCCTTCCATTTCCACAATATCCGGGGATGCCAGCGTGTACAGCAGTTCCCCTTTGCGCACTTGTTGTGCGGATTTGACGTTGAATGTCACGCGCCCTGCGGCGGGAAGGGCGTATGTGGTTACCGCATGGGGAGGAATGACCATCTGCCCGTGAAGGGTTTTCGCCGCTCCGTGGGAGGTTTCCTCCACTTTCTCAAAGCGCATGTCCAGAGAATGGCGCGCTTTTTCATCCACATGCACGGGAATCATGTCCCCCGGTTGGCTGGAATTTTTTTCCGCAGACTCTTCGCGTTCATGGTCGCCCGTGCATGCTTCCCCTTCCGCGTGCTGGTGACCTTCCAGTTCATGGTCGCCTGTGCAGACGGCTCCGTCCGCATGCCTGTGTTCTTCGTGGGCGTGGCCCTGAGTACAGATTTCCCCTGCCTTGTGCTGATGGTCGTCATGGCCGTGATCCGCTGTGCAGGCGGAACCGTCCTCGTGTTTGTGTTCCGCAGGGGCAGGCTGTTCTCCGCGTGCGGAATGGAGACAGAAAGCAGGAGCCAGTCCCAGCATGATGGAAAAATAAAGATGTTTCATATTCATTAAAGATGGTGGAGGGTTGATGTGGATTAAAGGTTGGCGTGGGTGAGGTAGCGGAGCTGGGCCTGAACGGCCAGAAGCTTGTCCAGATTGTCCAGGAAAGCCAGGCGGCTTTCGTAAAGCTGGTGGCGGTTTTCCGCCAGTTCCAGCAGGGATGCTTCCCCAATGCCGTGCAGCTTTTCCATGGTCCGGACGGAGGCGGCGAAGGATTCCATGCGCTGGAGTTCCGTGCGGCAGTGGCGGAGCGCCATCTGCTGGCTTGCGTCAAGCTGGCGGGCGTTGAATAATTCCGTTTTCCAAAGCTGGATGGTTTCCTGTCTGGACAAGTCCCGTGTGCCTCGGGCTTCCGCAATAGCCTTGCGGTTGCGGTTCCAAAGGGGAAGATTGAACCCTATTTCTCCGCCTACTTCCTTTTCTCCTTCGTCGCGGGTGAAGGAGGGGCCGAGCTCCAGTTCCGGGTACTGCCGGCGGATTTCCGTTTTGAATAATGTCTCCGTGGTGGCGTAGGTCGCCAGTTGTGCCTTGATTTTTGGAGAGGCGGTCAAGGCTGAAGGGCCGGGAGCCGGTACGGCGGCGGGAAGCTGGAAACTCTGTTTCGTCAGGAAACCGAGTTTCCGCACCGCAGAAGGATGCAGGCCCATCAGCTTGACGAGTTCCATCTTCTGCTCCAATTCCGTTTCCGTCACGGTTTGGAGTTCCCGGATAGCGTCATTCATCCGCTGGGAGGCTACCTGCCGAGAGGAAAAATCCACTTCCCCCGCGCCGATAAGCTGTTCAATCATGCCGTTTTCCCGTCGGATGGCATCCAGCCGTTCCCGGATGACCGTCTTGCGGCGCTGGGTAACGGCCAGTTGGCTCCATGCTTGGTCCAGGGAACTGAGAAAATCCAGTTCAGCCTGGCGGAGGGTCCAGAAGTCGGCCTCCTTGTATTGTTCCGCCACTTTTTTTTCCAGGGCGGGGAGGCCGGTTACGGGAATGGTGAAGCCCAGGCTGCCGGACATGTTGACCGTATTTTCCTGGAGGACTTGTTCAATATCCCAGGAAAAGGAGGGATCGTTCCACCAGCCCGATTGCCTGGCTACTTCATTGCTGGAAGCCAGTTTCAGCCGGGCTTTGTTCAGATCCGGATTCATGACCAGGCCGATCTGGCGAGCCTGGTTCTGAGTGATTGAGGTAGGGGAATCTACGCGGGATGCCTCTTTCCAGGAGGCTTCCTCCGCGTTCAGGTCGATAGGCGCGCTGTGGTAGACGCTGCATGAGCTAAGCAGGGCTGCCAGGCCTATTCCGGCGAAGAATGGTGTGGATTTCATGATGGAAAAGATAATAAAAACAGTTCGCTCCAATCAGGTTTGGACAATGCGGCGAATAATTCCGCGGAAACAAATAAAAGCGGCCGCCGTATTAAAGGCAGCGTACCGCAGGAAACGCCCTTAAGGACGTTTCTGAAAAAGAGCCGTTAAATCAGCAGGGGAAGTTGAAAGCCTTCATGCGTCGGACCGGTGTTCCTGAAGGGGTCAGGGGGAACCGGTGTTGCGGAATCCGATGTTTGGCTTGTTAAAAGAAGAGGCCGGGCCAGATGGTGGAAATCCGGCAATGTCTGCCAGATGACATAAGGCTGGGGCAGAGGTGCATGAGGAACGGGAACCGTCAGATCATTAATCTCCAGCTGCCGGTGTTCGCAGAGGTGCCCGGCCAAAGGGCTGGAAGAGCCGGTACGGGGCACATCGTCCCCGTGGCATTCGCAGGGGGCGGCATCCTGATGGCAGGAACAGGAAAAAATGAAAATTTCTTCATGGCACGGGCACACGGAAACCATACCCGTTCCGCCTACGACGACCAGCAGAAGGGTGAGCAGCATGATGCCGGTGCGCAATGCTCTAACCATGGTATGCCGCGAATCCTAGAAAGGAGCCGTGAAAGCGTCAAGAGCAAAAGTGGCGGATGTCTGAACCCTGAAGGAAAGGCCGTTATTTTTCCGCCGCTTTGCGGAGCAGGTCCACAGTGTGTTCAAAAGCTACGCCGCGGACATCAATGATCCGGGAGTTTTCCGCGATTGCTCCGGTGATTTCCTCCCGGAATTTACCGGACTGTTCTTCCGTGAGCAGGTTTTTGGAGCTCAGGGAGCGCGTGATGAGCTGGAGGACGTACCCTGTTTCCACGAAAGACTGGCGTCCCACGGCTTTTTTCATGGCTTCCATGAATTCCGGGGCATGTTCGGG encodes the following:
- a CDS encoding efflux RND transporter periplasmic adaptor subunit is translated as MKHLYFSIMLGLAPAFCLHSARGEQPAPAEHKHEDGSACTADHGHDDHQHKAGEICTQGHAHEEHRHADGAVCTGDHELEGHQHAEGEACTGDHEREESAEKNSSQPGDMIPVHVDEKARHSLDMRFEKVEETSHGAAKTLHGQMVIPPHAVTTYALPAAGRVTFNVKSAQQVRKGELLYTLASPDIVEMEGNASQARAALDRAAAELGTLRERRAQLEKIGTRNSELNTSIQFKEAEIHSLRAALNASNNKLKLVMESGVLKNNLLYIYAAADGSVQSVNMTQGAWGEQGAPALVMTNKGDLEFTTTIYGTDPVHYAKARLALTSGKNTELLNGSLRVAEQVDPATQSRALYFTPDRIPEGTHAGQLARLDLYSHDAAAEGFIPVPNSAVVKVGVNDVVFIKAGNDTFVMKKVETLPSRQGKTPVKGLMPGQTIVTKGGYELKYILPTGEAGSKKAAGHFHADGQFHEGEH
- a CDS encoding TolC family protein, which produces MKSTPFFAGIGLAALLSSCSVYHSAPIDLNAEEASWKEASRVDSPTSITQNQARQIGLVMNPDLNKARLKLASSNEVARQSGWWNDPSFSWDIEQVLQENTVNMSGSLGFTIPVTGLPALEKKVAEQYKEADFWTLRQAELDFLSSLDQAWSQLAVTQRRKTVIRERLDAIRRENGMIEQLIGAGEVDFSSRQVASQRMNDAIRELQTVTETELEQKMELVKLMGLHPSAVRKLGFLTKQSFQLPAAVPAPGPSALTASPKIKAQLATYATTETLFKTEIRRQYPELELGPSFTRDEGEKEVGGEIGFNLPLWNRNRKAIAEARGTRDLSRQETIQLWKTELFNARQLDASQQMALRHCRTELQRMESFAASVRTMEKLHGIGEASLLELAENRHQLYESRLAFLDNLDKLLAVQAQLRYLTHANL